The Trichosurus vulpecula isolate mTriVul1 chromosome 4, mTriVul1.pri, whole genome shotgun sequence genome contains a region encoding:
- the CHIT1 gene encoding chitotriosidase-1, with product MGREAIWTGLILLLLLQYSSAAKLVCYFTNWSQYRSGQAAFLPKDVDPFLCTHLIYAFADMKDHQLTTFDPNDVQFYKDLNGLKSRNPNLKILLAIGGWNFGTKKFTDMVASPETLQIFIQSVIRFLHQYGFDGFDLDWEYPGSRGSPAVDKERFTALVEGLHNAFLQESKKSGKNRLLLSAAVPATRYYADPGYEIQKISQSLDFINLMTYDFHGTWERITGHNSPLYKRQAEKGGAAEANIDFAVNYWLEKGAPSNKVILGMPTYGHSFTLSSLSDTGLGASASGAGTPGPFTKEGGLLAFYEVCTLKDATFHMIEEQKVPYAVQGNQWVGFDNVESFKTKVAYLKQKGLGGAMVWTIDMDDFKGTFCNQGPYPLIQTLKKELGISSASESPTPYQPSKPTPNWPSKRTPTQPSKPSPGGNAFCQDKENGLYPNPENNGAFYHCVGKQTFRLSCPAGLVFDDSCKCCNRP from the exons GCTCCGCTGCTAAGCTGGTCTGCTATTTCACCAACTGGTCCCAATATAGGTCTGGCCAGGCAGCCTTCCTCCCCAAGGATGTGGACCCCTTCCTTTGCACTCATCTCATCTATGCCTTTGCTGACATGAAGGATCACCAGCTCACCACATTTGATCCAAATGATGTGCAGTTTTACAAGGATTTGAATGGTCTGAAAAGCAG GAATCCGAACCTGAAAATCCTGCTGGCCATTGGAGGCTGGAATTTTGGCACTAAGAA GTTCACAGACATGGTAGCCAGCCCTGAAACCCTCCAGATTTTTATCCAGTCAGTCATCCGCTTCCTGCATCAATATGGTTTTGATGGCTTTGACCTTGACTGGGAGTACCCAGGCAGCCGGGGGAGTCCTGCTGTAGACAAAGAACGATTCACAGCTCTGGTAGAG GGCCTGCACAATGCCTTCCTCCAGGAAAGTAAGAAGTCAGGGAAGAATCGACTCCTTCTGAGTGCGGCGGTTCCTGCAACTCGGTACTATGCGGATCCAGGCTATGAGATCCAGAAAATTTCCCA GTCTCTAGATTTCATCAACCTCATGACCTATGACTTTCATGGCACTTGGGAAAGGATTACTGGTCACAACAGCCCCTTGTACAAGAGGcaggcagagaaaggaggagcCGCTGAAGCTAATATC GATTTTGCTGTGAACTATTGGCTGGAGAAGGGGGCCCCATCAAACAAAGTGATTTTGGGCATGCCTACCTACGGACACAGTTttaccctttcctccctttcagaCACAGGGTTAGGGGCCTCAGCTTCTGGGGCTGGGACTCCTGGCCCCTTCACAAAAGAGGGAGGCTTGTTGGCTTTCTATGAG GTATGCACCTTGAAGGATGCTACTTTCCACATGATAGAAGAGCAAAAAGTGCCTTATGCTGTCCAAGGCAACCAGTGGGTTGGCTTTGATAATGTGGAGAGCTTCAAAACTAAG GTTGCATACCTGAAGCAGAAGGGCCTAGGTGGGGCCATGGTCTGGACCATAGACATGGATGACTTTAAGGGCACCTTCTGCAACCAGGGCCCATACCCCCTCATCCAGACACTGAAGAAGGAGTTGG GCATCTCATCTGCAAGTGAGAGCCCCACTCCATATCAGCCCTCCAAGCCCACTCCAAATTGGCCCTCCAAGCGCACTCCAACCCAGCCCTCCAAGCCTTCTCCAGGAGGAAATGCCTTCTGCCAGGACAAAGAGAATGGCCTCTACCCCAACCCTGAGAACAATGGCGCCTTCTACCACTGTGTGGGGAAGCAGACATTCAGACTCTCCTGCCCTGCGGGCCTGGTGTTTGACGATTCCTGCAAGTGCTGCAATCGGCCTTAG